The genomic segment AAAGATCCGGCATGTCGTAGAACCGAGCGATCCCGGCGAACTCCTCCGCTTGGAGACTTGCACCGCCGACCAAGGCTCCGTCGACGTCCGACTTCGCCATGATGGCGGCGATGTTCGCCGCTTTCACTGATCCGCCGTAAAGGATACGCAATGAGTCTGCAGCATCGGCAGACCAGGTCTCGGCAACTCGCGCACGAATCGCCGCGCAGACCTCCTGCGCGTCTTCGGGAGTAGCAACTTCGCCGGTGCCAATTGCCCATACGGGCTCATAGGCCACGACCAGCGACGCGATCTGCTCGGCACTGAATCCGGCGAGCGATCCGTCGATCTGAGCCAGCGTGTAGGCCACGTGCTCGCCCGACTGACGCACCTCGAGACCTTCGCCGACGCACACGATCGGCGTCATGCCAGCGGCAAGCGACTTGGCGGCCTTCGTGTTGACGAGGGCGTCTGATTCGCCGTGGTATTCGCGGCGCTCGGAGTGGCCGACGACGACGTACGAGCAGCCGAGCTTGGCGAGCATCGATGCCGCGATCTCGCCGGTGTAGGCGCCGCCATCGTGTTCGGAGACGTTCTGAGCGCCGTAGCCGATCGCCAGGTGGTCACCGTCGACCAGAGTCTGCACGCTGCGGATGTCGGTGAACGGAGGGATCACAACGACTTCGGACTTCTCGTAGTCGTGCTTCTTGTCCTGCAACGTCCACGCGAGCTTCTGGACGAGAACCACGGCTTCCTGGTGGTTGAGGTTGGACTTCCAGT from the Aeromicrobium panaciterrae genome contains:
- the tpiA gene encoding triose-phosphate isomerase, translated to MAAARKPLMAGNWKSNLNHQEAVVLVQKLAWTLQDKKHDYEKSEVVVIPPFTDIRSVQTLVDGDHLAIGYGAQNVSEHDGGAYTGEIAASMLAKLGCSYVVVGHSERREYHGESDALVNTKAAKSLAAGMTPIVCVGEGLEVRQSGEHVAYTLAQIDGSLAGFSAEQIASLVVAYEPVWAIGTGEVATPEDAQEVCAAIRARVAETWSADAADSLRILYGGSVKAANIAAIMAKSDVDGALVGGASLQAEEFAGIARFYDMPDLSGA